Proteins from one Pseudobdellovibrionaceae bacterium genomic window:
- a CDS encoding response regulator encodes MMNFQSEKPALQFANIDDPQDVLLRWRQERTRRIASTFGWGGAFLAAMAFLADSFFGSAWAVIATDVTLFLACLVCLAIMRRWRHNYYAWLPIYVALWISCLPSFWTTGGLWSPFFGVSIAALYVLGAVMDPRGRSLYFFFGILHFPAFMLLENYFPLSEAPRSAPELIAAVNILFIAAMFLCVRAMLKTEQDLSHEFTEHYQTLAAAERELKTSEARLREAHDELEKRVEERTQELANSLERERIAKEMAENANQAKMQFLAQMSHEIRTPMNSILGFSDLMASERHSPEENRQYLARIRANGLHLLHLIDDILDLSKFEAGKMPIERVRFSIAEMLNELRQSMRPMADSKRIGLQIRLQSQIPQSIYADPTRMRQILVNLIGNALKFTEKGGVIVSVAYVPQDETMGEMIIEVADTGIGISREQQCRLFQAFEQGDRSTSRKFGGTGLGLAISRRIAQALSGSLDLVYSGEEKGSCFRLRIPTGDISQSVFLSSLNETSGTTAQPSTHARTLKPRLAGRRVLLAEDSSDNADLVTHYLRDEGADVSWVENGYRAVETALGSGFDLVLMDVQMPGKDGLTATRELRAAGYTKPVLALTAHALKADIDRSLQAGCDAHVSKPVNREELVQVMLKAIERDDEYLSYRPAVSFPDLY; translated from the coding sequence ATGATGAACTTCCAGAGTGAAAAACCCGCTCTCCAATTCGCGAACATCGACGATCCGCAGGACGTCCTCTTGCGCTGGCGCCAAGAGCGCACTCGTCGCATCGCGAGCACGTTCGGCTGGGGCGGGGCCTTCCTCGCCGCGATGGCATTTCTGGCTGACAGTTTCTTCGGTAGCGCGTGGGCGGTGATCGCGACGGACGTGACGTTGTTCCTCGCGTGCCTGGTCTGCCTTGCGATCATGCGTCGCTGGCGCCACAACTACTACGCTTGGCTTCCGATTTACGTCGCCCTCTGGATCAGCTGTTTGCCAAGCTTTTGGACGACCGGGGGCCTTTGGAGTCCGTTCTTCGGCGTTTCGATCGCGGCGCTGTATGTTCTGGGCGCCGTCATGGATCCACGCGGTCGTAGTCTTTATTTTTTCTTCGGGATTTTGCACTTCCCCGCTTTCATGCTGCTCGAAAACTACTTTCCGCTGTCCGAGGCTCCGCGCTCGGCACCGGAGCTTATTGCCGCCGTGAATATCTTGTTTATCGCGGCCATGTTTTTGTGCGTCCGGGCCATGCTGAAAACCGAACAAGACCTTTCGCACGAATTCACCGAGCACTACCAGACGTTGGCGGCGGCGGAACGTGAGCTGAAAACATCGGAAGCCCGGCTGCGCGAGGCCCACGACGAATTGGAGAAAAGGGTCGAGGAACGCACGCAAGAACTCGCGAACAGCCTCGAGCGCGAACGGATCGCGAAAGAGATGGCGGAAAACGCGAATCAGGCAAAGATGCAATTTCTGGCGCAGATGAGTCACGAGATCCGGACGCCTATGAACTCCATTTTGGGGTTTTCGGATTTGATGGCGTCGGAGCGGCACTCGCCCGAAGAGAATCGGCAATATCTGGCCCGGATACGCGCGAACGGTCTTCACCTGCTGCATTTGATCGACGATATTCTCGATCTTTCGAAGTTCGAGGCCGGGAAGATGCCGATTGAACGCGTTCGCTTTTCAATCGCCGAGATGCTGAACGAACTTCGGCAATCGATGCGTCCGATGGCCGACTCGAAACGGATTGGTTTGCAGATTCGCCTGCAAAGTCAAATTCCCCAGTCGATTTATGCGGATCCGACACGTATGCGACAGATTCTCGTGAACTTGATTGGGAACGCTCTGAAGTTCACGGAAAAGGGCGGCGTCATCGTCAGCGTCGCGTACGTTCCTCAAGATGAGACCATGGGGGAAATGATCATTGAAGTCGCGGATACCGGTATTGGTATTTCTCGCGAGCAGCAGTGCCGGTTGTTCCAAGCATTCGAGCAAGGCGACCGCTCGACCAGTCGTAAATTCGGCGGCACGGGGTTGGGATTGGCGATCTCTCGTCGAATCGCGCAGGCGCTTTCCGGAAGCTTGGATCTTGTTTACAGTGGCGAGGAGAAAGGGAGTTGCTTCCGTCTGCGGATTCCAACCGGGGACATCAGCCAGTCCGTCTTCCTTTCGAGTTTGAACGAGACGTCGGGAACGACGGCGCAACCTTCAACGCACGCTCGTACGTTGAAACCCCGTCTGGCGGGTCGGCGGGTGCTCTTGGCGGAAGATTCGTCGGACAATGCCGATCTCGTCACTCATTATCTCAGGGATGAAGGCGCGGATGTTTCGTGGGTCGAAAACGGCTACCGCGCGGTTGAAACCGCTTTGGGAAGCGGCTTCGACTTGGTTTTGATGGACGTCCAAATGCCGGGGAAAGACGGGTTGACGGCAACGCGAGAGCTGCGAGCGGCAGGTTACACGAAACCCGTGCTGGCGCTGACCGCGCATGCGTTGAAAGCGGATATTGATCGATCGCTGCAGGCGGGTTGCGACGCCCATGTTTCCAAACCCGTCAATCGCGAAGAACTCGTTCAAGTCATGTTGAAGGCGATTGAAAGGGACGACGAGTATTTGTCTTATCGTCCGGCAGTCAGTTTTCCGGATCTTTATTAG
- a CDS encoding DUF1801 domain-containing protein, giving the protein MSEYIAIFPAPVRAKLKKIRAIVRKNAPGALEKMSYGMPAYSLNGVLVYFNAFEKHIGIYIMPSAITHFQKEIAGYSTSKGTIRLPLEGRLPEGLIARIVRFRVKENAAKKNQSAASYHRAKKKARKSKV; this is encoded by the coding sequence GTGTCGGAGTATATTGCGATCTTCCCCGCGCCGGTTCGCGCGAAACTCAAGAAAATCCGTGCGATCGTGCGCAAGAACGCTCCGGGCGCGCTCGAGAAGATGAGTTACGGTATGCCCGCGTACAGTCTGAACGGCGTACTTGTCTATTTTAACGCGTTCGAGAAGCATATCGGCATTTACATCATGCCTTCGGCGATCACGCATTTTCAAAAAGAGATTGCGGGATACTCGACCTCGAAAGGGACGATACGATTGCCGCTTGAGGGACGTCTGCCCGAGGGGCTCATCGCCCGTATCGTCAGGTTTCGGGTGAAAGAAAATGCCGCAAAGAAAAACCAGAGCGCGGCAAGTTATCACCGGGCCAAGAAAAAGGCGCGTAAAAGCAAAGTCTAA
- a CDS encoding alkylphosphonate utilization protein, with product MTPTHCPKCQSENIYQDMVLWVCPECAHEWDPAQTLVEDAAPEAHVVKDANGNILQDGDSVTVIKELKIKGASSVVKVGTKVKNIRLQDAGDGHDIACKIDGIGSINLKSEFVRKA from the coding sequence ATGACACCGACTCATTGCCCGAAATGCCAATCCGAAAATATCTATCAAGACATGGTCCTCTGGGTTTGCCCCGAGTGCGCTCACGAGTGGGATCCGGCCCAAACATTGGTAGAGGACGCCGCGCCCGAAGCCCATGTCGTCAAAGACGCGAACGGAAATATCCTTCAAGATGGCGACAGCGTCACGGTCATCAAAGAACTGAAGATCAAGGGCGCCTCGAGCGTCGTTAAGGTCGGCACCAAGGTGAAAAACATCCGCCTGCAAGACGCCGGTGACGGACACGATATCGCGTGCAAGATCGACGGCATCGGCTCCATCAATCTGAAGTCGGAATTTGTTCGCAAGGCCTAA
- a CDS encoding alpha/beta hydrolase gives MKKIVLFSGMLFLLACASRPTLPHPDEGSSENASVVRANAVVNGLSLYYEIHGEGPPLVLIHGGGSTLDTTFAKVIPLLARRHKVIAIDEQAHGRTPDISRMVSFANTADDIAALLTHLQIPKADVFGFSNGGTTALHFAIRHPEKTNRVIAASALTRHADAPATFWKFMKTGTFDQMPEVLKQEFRKVNADPNALLVMFKRDSDRMNAFKDIPSDQLRSLKAPVLVIVAQKDVMSVESALRVSQQIPQARLLVLPGGHGNYLGEVSAGPPIPQGPEFTAASVSEFLLAK, from the coding sequence ATGAAAAAAATTGTCCTGTTTTCCGGCATGTTGTTTTTGCTCGCTTGTGCGTCGCGCCCCACGCTTCCTCATCCCGATGAGGGTTCTTCCGAGAACGCATCGGTCGTACGCGCGAACGCCGTCGTGAACGGCCTTTCGCTCTACTATGAAATTCATGGCGAGGGGCCGCCGCTCGTACTGATTCACGGCGGGGGATCCACATTGGACACGACCTTCGCGAAGGTCATTCCTTTGCTCGCGCGCCGGCACAAAGTTATCGCCATCGATGAACAGGCTCATGGCCGGACGCCCGACATCAGCCGTATGGTTTCATTTGCCAATACCGCGGACGATATTGCCGCTTTGTTGACGCATCTTCAGATTCCCAAAGCCGATGTCTTCGGTTTCAGTAACGGTGGGACCACGGCCTTGCACTTTGCCATCCGCCATCCCGAAAAAACGAATCGCGTGATCGCCGCGTCGGCGTTGACTCGCCATGCGGACGCTCCCGCCACCTTCTGGAAATTTATGAAGACCGGAACCTTCGACCAGATGCCGGAGGTTTTGAAGCAGGAATTCCGCAAGGTGAACGCGGATCCCAATGCCCTCTTGGTGATGTTCAAGCGTGATTCCGATCGGATGAACGCCTTCAAGGATATTCCCTCGGATCAGCTGCGTTCTTTGAAAGCGCCGGTTCTGGTGATCGTAGCCCAGAAAGATGTGATGTCGGTGGAAAGTGCTTTGCGCGTCAGTCAGCAAATTCCACAGGCGCGCCTGTTGGTGCTTCCGGGCGGTCATGGAAATTACCTAGGGGAAGTCTCGGCGGGGCCGCCTATTCCCCAAGGACCGGAGTTCACCGCCGCGAGCGTGAGTGAGTTCCTGCTGGCAAAATAA
- a CDS encoding phosphoenolpyruvate carboxylase, whose protein sequence is MATDNPRQLPEELRHLVHIATAILGDTIRDVEGAAVYRKVESYRRKLKSTRGREKSKNLPAILKQLRRESPALRLHLSRAFSLQLELVNCCEAAYRTWRVQRRPVHDETREKTVINLVLTAHPTEARSLETVRWLNDITAVLLGGLTRQFHFDDVRMRSLVRLLWLRALSKATKPAVTDEADYIFSLALSDDSLNFLLTEHPDFSLRLRTWVGGDKDGHPLIDHRVMRACLQRSRQRILHHLNLRLDRIADDFEGLSHRQRVGLGDVRDMRALRAATSKFSQVEKGDGRRIKQWTERYLKVAKRLDKVMGTHHEHLAILQLLQKFPAIVLPIEMREDSGLVHEALKKKNAAIRQMLGHLARIAGPLEITSYARGFVISHCESGADLTAACDLIKLATGASNLPAIPLFETSEALRGGRDILKAWLSERKNLSLVKKNWRGRFEIMLGYSDSAKQVGVLSSRYLLSKTMVELEQTIKARKLLPIFFHGSGGSVDRGGGSLKEQIQWWADAAVATPKMTVQGEMIQRWFANPEILNSQCSHLADEVRARREGHHEPKRSGALEKFAGLQELAYRELTGDGGRMGQLLGATPYRFLEVLHIGSRPAKRASGEFSLNSLRAIPWVLCWTQTRILWPTWWGLGSAWKLMGATDRQELRRLYRRDPFFSSFLKMLGFTLAKVEMEIWETYFQPEASHRDLSRQIRNELAGARAFLADVTGEDDPLWYRPWLQESIRMRNPHIHILNLLQVLAIEDNDADLMRSTLVGIACGMMTTG, encoded by the coding sequence ATGGCGACGGACAATCCACGACAACTTCCGGAAGAGCTGCGACACCTCGTACATATCGCCACGGCGATTTTGGGTGACACCATTCGTGATGTCGAAGGCGCCGCGGTTTATCGCAAGGTCGAAAGTTACCGTCGAAAACTCAAGTCCACCCGCGGGCGCGAGAAAAGCAAAAATCTGCCCGCGATTCTGAAGCAGCTACGCCGTGAGTCCCCGGCATTGCGGCTCCATCTTTCGCGCGCGTTTTCACTGCAACTTGAACTCGTGAACTGTTGTGAGGCCGCCTACCGAACGTGGCGGGTGCAGCGTCGGCCAGTGCATGATGAAACGCGCGAAAAAACGGTCATCAACTTGGTACTCACGGCGCATCCGACCGAAGCTCGTTCGCTCGAGACCGTGCGTTGGCTGAACGACATCACCGCCGTGCTTTTGGGCGGGTTGACGCGCCAATTTCACTTCGATGACGTGCGGATGCGCAGTCTGGTGCGATTGTTGTGGCTGCGTGCGCTTTCGAAAGCGACGAAACCCGCGGTCACGGACGAAGCCGATTACATTTTTTCGCTCGCGTTATCGGATGATTCGCTGAATTTTCTGCTGACGGAGCATCCCGACTTCAGCCTGCGCCTGCGGACTTGGGTCGGTGGCGACAAGGACGGTCATCCTTTGATCGATCACCGCGTGATGCGTGCCTGCCTGCAGCGTTCGCGGCAACGGATTCTTCACCACCTGAATCTGCGGTTGGATCGGATTGCCGACGACTTTGAAGGATTAAGCCATCGTCAGCGCGTGGGGCTTGGTGACGTTCGCGACATGCGTGCCTTGCGCGCGGCGACTTCAAAATTCTCGCAGGTTGAAAAAGGGGACGGCCGCCGCATCAAGCAGTGGACCGAGCGGTACCTGAAGGTTGCGAAACGTTTGGATAAGGTCATGGGTACGCACCATGAACACTTGGCCATCCTGCAGCTGCTGCAAAAGTTCCCGGCGATCGTTTTGCCGATCGAGATGCGCGAAGACTCGGGTCTGGTTCATGAGGCATTGAAGAAAAAGAACGCGGCGATTCGCCAAATGCTGGGGCATCTGGCGCGGATCGCGGGACCTCTGGAAATCACCTCTTATGCGCGCGGATTCGTGATCTCTCATTGTGAAAGCGGTGCCGATCTGACGGCGGCATGTGACTTGATCAAATTGGCGACGGGAGCTTCGAATCTGCCGGCGATTCCGCTTTTTGAAACCAGCGAAGCCTTGCGCGGCGGCCGTGATATTTTGAAAGCTTGGCTCAGCGAACGCAAGAATCTGTCGCTAGTGAAAAAGAACTGGCGTGGTCGTTTCGAGATCATGCTGGGCTATTCGGATTCGGCGAAACAAGTGGGTGTTCTTTCGAGCCGTTACTTGCTGTCGAAAACGATGGTCGAACTGGAGCAAACCATCAAAGCGCGAAAGCTCTTGCCGATTTTTTTCCATGGTTCGGGTGGAAGCGTGGATCGTGGCGGCGGCTCATTGAAAGAGCAGATCCAGTGGTGGGCGGATGCGGCGGTGGCGACGCCGAAGATGACCGTGCAGGGCGAGATGATCCAGCGCTGGTTCGCGAATCCGGAAATCTTGAATTCGCAATGTTCGCATCTGGCAGACGAAGTCCGGGCCCGCCGCGAAGGTCATCACGAGCCGAAACGCAGCGGCGCGCTCGAAAAATTCGCCGGTCTGCAGGAGCTGGCCTATCGGGAACTGACGGGCGACGGCGGGCGTATGGGGCAGCTGTTGGGCGCGACGCCGTATCGCTTTCTGGAAGTTCTGCATATCGGTTCGCGGCCCGCGAAACGCGCGAGCGGCGAATTTTCCTTAAATTCCTTGCGCGCGATCCCTTGGGTCCTGTGTTGGACGCAGACCCGTATTCTGTGGCCGACCTGGTGGGGGCTGGGCTCGGCGTGGAAGCTCATGGGGGCGACGGACCGGCAAGAGCTGCGCCGTCTCTATCGTCGGGATCCATTTTTCAGCTCGTTCCTCAAAATGTTGGGATTCACTTTGGCCAAAGTCGAAATGGAAATCTGGGAAACTTATTTTCAGCCCGAGGCGAGCCACCGGGATCTCTCTCGTCAGATTCGGAATGAACTGGCCGGAGCGCGTGCGTTTCTGGCTGACGTCACGGGGGAAGACGATCCTTTATGGTATCGTCCTTGGCTTCAAGAAAGTATTCGGATGCGTAACCCGCACATCCATATTTTGAATCTGCTGCAGGTCTTGGCGATCGAAGATAACGACGCCGACCTGATGCGCTCAACCCTCGTGGGTATCGCCTGCGGGATGATGACGACGGGATAG
- a CDS encoding DUF481 domain-containing protein, whose translation MRNYILALTVTVTVLASPAWAFINIESVRMGTKDPFVGKAQLLLSGNGGNTNKSTAAFSSVNIRRWSNSEFLALIDYNYETTNSARNVNNGRLHLRQTFASREVLAYEFFVQNEFDEFQNLNARRLAGANLRHEIFRDETNAFFLGTGLFYEDEDYKLVEDRYGTRGNLYLSYTEKITEALQGSATIYYQPSLSRANDYRIRLQSGLHVRMTERFAVNLEFELKHESNLPDPRLQSTDTRYLAGFSVTY comes from the coding sequence ATGCGAAATTACATCCTGGCGCTGACGGTGACGGTGACGGTACTGGCGTCGCCGGCATGGGCATTTATCAATATCGAATCCGTCCGCATGGGAACCAAAGATCCATTTGTCGGAAAGGCGCAGCTGCTGTTGAGCGGGAACGGTGGCAATACCAACAAAAGTACCGCCGCTTTCTCTTCGGTGAATATTCGACGTTGGAGCAATTCCGAGTTCTTGGCATTGATCGACTACAACTACGAAACGACGAACAGCGCGCGCAACGTGAACAACGGTCGCCTGCATTTACGCCAGACCTTCGCCAGCCGCGAAGTGCTGGCTTATGAATTCTTCGTGCAGAACGAGTTCGACGAATTTCAAAACTTGAACGCGCGGCGCTTGGCGGGGGCGAACTTACGTCATGAAATCTTCCGCGATGAGACGAACGCCTTTTTCCTGGGGACGGGTCTTTTCTATGAAGACGAGGACTACAAGTTGGTCGAGGACCGTTACGGAACGCGCGGTAACTTGTATTTGTCCTACACGGAAAAAATCACGGAGGCCTTGCAGGGGTCGGCGACGATTTATTATCAGCCGTCATTGAGCCGCGCGAATGATTACCGCATCCGTCTGCAATCGGGGCTGCATGTGCGGATGACGGAGCGCTTTGCCGTGAATTTAGAGTTTGAATTGAAGCACGAATCGAATTTGCCCGATCCGCGCCTGCAGTCGACCGATACCCGCTACCTAGCGGGCTTTTCGGTCACTTATTGA
- a CDS encoding SRPBCC domain-containing protein: protein MKKKILISLAILVVALGFLLLFLNKTSSVVRVSRVFDQPVDVVWQNFTSAEAMKTWWSPKDFTAPVIENDARTGGRFLFAMQAPDGKISYNSGTYVEVEPLKKLVSQMAFADEKGNPVPAGHYGIPGDWPPFVRVTVEFKDMGRQTEITIVEEGIPRIMSLFAKMGWEQQFDKFEKVLPPQ, encoded by the coding sequence ATGAAAAAGAAAATCTTGATCAGTCTGGCCATTCTTGTCGTCGCCCTGGGCTTCTTGCTCCTCTTCCTAAATAAGACTTCCAGCGTCGTGCGCGTCAGCCGGGTCTTTGATCAACCGGTTGACGTCGTCTGGCAGAACTTTACCAGCGCCGAAGCGATGAAAACGTGGTGGAGCCCGAAAGACTTCACCGCCCCCGTGATCGAAAATGACGCCCGCACCGGCGGCCGCTTCCTTTTCGCGATGCAGGCACCGGACGGCAAGATCTCATACAACTCAGGAACTTACGTCGAAGTCGAACCGTTAAAAAAGCTCGTCTCGCAAATGGCCTTCGCCGACGAAAAGGGAAACCCCGTGCCGGCGGGTCACTACGGAATCCCTGGGGATTGGCCGCCCTTCGTTCGCGTCACGGTCGAATTCAAAGACATGGGCCGTCAGACCGAGATCACCATCGTCGAAGAAGGTATCCCCCGCATCATGTCGCTGTTCGCGAAGATGGGCTGGGAGCAGCAGTTCGACAAATTCGAAAAGGTTTTGCCGCCTCAATAA
- a CDS encoding glutathione peroxidase, with amino-acid sequence MASPIYEFQVKKINGTPASIADYKGKVLLVVNVASKCGLTPQYDALEKIHEKYHEQGLEVLGFPANEFGAQEPGTNTEIQEFCRANFGVKFPMFEKIVVKGEGQHPLYKFLTDTKPTAEVKAGTDFEGKLKGYGHTREKANDILWNFEKFLIGRDGQVVARFNPDIAPDDAIITGAVEKALKA; translated from the coding sequence ATGGCTAGCCCGATTTATGAATTCCAAGTCAAAAAGATCAACGGAACTCCCGCCTCTATCGCGGACTACAAAGGCAAAGTGCTTTTGGTCGTCAATGTGGCCTCGAAATGTGGGCTGACACCCCAGTACGACGCGCTGGAAAAGATCCACGAGAAGTATCACGAGCAAGGCCTTGAGGTTCTTGGATTTCCGGCCAACGAATTCGGCGCGCAGGAACCCGGCACCAACACCGAAATCCAAGAGTTCTGCCGCGCGAACTTCGGCGTGAAATTTCCGATGTTCGAAAAAATCGTCGTCAAAGGCGAGGGCCAGCATCCGCTTTATAAATTTCTGACGGATACCAAGCCGACGGCGGAAGTGAAGGCGGGCACCGATTTCGAAGGCAAACTCAAGGGCTACGGACACACGCGCGAAAAGGCGAATGACATTCTGTGGAACTTCGAAAAATTCCTGATCGGACGCGATGGACAGGTCGTCGCGCGCTTCAATCCCGATATCGCTCCGGACGACGCGATCATCACCGGCGCCGTGGAAAAAGCGCTCAAGGCATAG
- a CDS encoding DUF72 domain-containing protein, with amino-acid sequence MTKIYIGTAGWTIPSFLKSAFPIEGTHLERYAQVFNAVEINSSFYREHRADTYRRWADSVPEDFRFSVKLAREFIHEARLRETGPALSASLDAISALGKKWGALLVQLPPSLMFDAKVAENFLTALKESTPRNVRIFWEPRHLSWAWAEAEHFFARHDFPRIWADPEPCPHRDAPESAVRYDRWHGSPKIYRSNYEADFLKEQANRLRSRTNENWCIFDNTTFGCATRNALELRALLEMPNQYEATGHHEILMRTEFPANPAERLM; translated from the coding sequence ATGACGAAGATTTACATTGGAACCGCGGGATGGACGATTCCATCATTTTTGAAGTCGGCCTTCCCGATCGAAGGCACTCATCTGGAACGTTACGCGCAGGTTTTCAATGCCGTTGAAATCAATTCTTCGTTTTATCGGGAACACCGCGCGGACACTTACCGACGCTGGGCGGACTCGGTCCCCGAGGATTTTCGATTTTCCGTAAAGCTGGCGCGGGAGTTCATCCACGAAGCTCGGCTACGCGAAACCGGTCCGGCATTGAGCGCCAGCCTCGATGCCATCTCCGCCCTCGGGAAAAAATGGGGCGCGCTTCTCGTTCAACTTCCCCCGAGCCTCATGTTCGACGCGAAGGTCGCGGAGAACTTTCTAACGGCGCTCAAAGAATCGACACCAAGGAATGTCCGCATTTTCTGGGAACCACGCCATCTCTCATGGGCGTGGGCGGAAGCCGAACACTTCTTCGCGCGACACGATTTTCCGCGCATCTGGGCGGACCCCGAGCCTTGCCCGCATCGGGACGCTCCGGAGAGTGCGGTCCGCTACGACCGATGGCATGGCTCGCCGAAAATTTATCGTAGCAACTACGAAGCGGATTTCCTGAAGGAACAAGCGAATCGCCTGCGGTCCCGCACGAATGAGAACTGGTGTATTTTCGATAACACCACGTTCGGCTGCGCGACTCGCAATGCGCTGGAGCTGCGTGCCCTACTCGAAATGCCAAATCAGTACGAAGCGACCGGACACCACGAGATATTAATGCGTACGGAATTCCCGGCCAATCCGGCGGAGCGCCTGATGTAA
- a CDS encoding mechanosensitive ion channel family protein: MNFDELTTSISEGGAISAVFALSATLLLTFLIMLGVKALAGLARNATQRTQTKWDDYVPVVLENMRSWVVAIWVFGAVISGLNFHDSVYAALKTLTIAATTYQVIVWTVQSMRAWRDRKMQSSASAEEQAPIGLLTTVAETVVVIILVMAGLSNLGVDIGALIAGLGIGGIAVALAAQNILGDLFASFSIIFDKPFRVGDFIKVGDDSGTVAAIGLKTTRVKSLTGEQLIFANKDLLESRIRNFKRMNERRVVHRFRVPFKTPSEKMRRIPQIVEAVVRSFPHTRFDYCKLTEMTEYAFSFEAVYWVDNPDNTMHLQIQEKFILGVVDGLRHEEMNLAVPAQYQWIDDVTPDDGPAQIADSGRLRGAMTE, encoded by the coding sequence TTGAATTTTGACGAATTGACCACATCGATTTCCGAAGGCGGCGCGATTTCAGCGGTTTTCGCGCTGAGCGCGACCCTGTTACTGACCTTTCTCATCATGCTGGGGGTGAAGGCTCTTGCGGGCCTCGCGCGGAATGCGACCCAACGCACACAAACGAAGTGGGACGACTACGTACCCGTCGTGCTCGAGAACATGCGCTCTTGGGTCGTCGCGATTTGGGTGTTCGGAGCGGTGATCAGCGGTTTGAACTTTCACGACTCGGTCTACGCGGCGTTAAAAACCCTGACCATCGCCGCCACGACTTATCAGGTCATCGTATGGACGGTGCAGTCCATGCGCGCTTGGCGGGATCGCAAGATGCAGTCTTCCGCCTCCGCCGAAGAGCAGGCTCCCATCGGATTGCTGACCACGGTTGCGGAAACCGTCGTCGTCATCATTCTTGTCATGGCGGGACTTTCCAATCTGGGTGTCGACATCGGCGCGTTGATCGCGGGTCTCGGTATTGGCGGGATCGCGGTCGCTTTGGCCGCGCAGAATATTTTGGGAGACCTCTTCGCTTCGTTCTCGATTATCTTCGATAAGCCGTTTCGCGTGGGCGATTTCATCAAGGTCGGGGACGATTCGGGAACGGTGGCGGCGATCGGTTTGAAAACCACGCGTGTGAAAAGTCTGACCGGCGAGCAGCTGATTTTCGCGAATAAGGATCTATTGGAAAGTCGGATTCGCAATTTCAAGCGGATGAATGAACGCCGCGTGGTTCATCGTTTCCGCGTCCCGTTCAAAACACCGTCCGAAAAAATGCGGAGGATTCCCCAGATCGTCGAAGCCGTCGTGAGATCGTTTCCCCATACCCGTTTCGATTACTGCAAATTGACCGAGATGACCGAGTACGCTTTCAGTTTCGAAGCGGTCTATTGGGTCGACAATCCCGACAACACCATGCACTTGCAGATCCAAGAGAAGTTCATCTTGGGCGTCGTGGATGGACTTCGTCACGAAGAGATGAATTTGGCGGTTCCGGCGCAGTACCAGTGGATCGACGACGTCACTCCGGACGATGGCCCTGCGCAGATCGCCGATTCGGGGCGCTTGCGCGGAGCAATGACGGAATAA
- a CDS encoding DUF1440 domain-containing protein, translated as MANGPVTLGMMKVREAETGVRGSETKPDMSFLSHLAYGTAFAVLYAMTESRVKANPMVKGGVLGLGVWGLSRMGLIPSLKLPPAGASVGLSRDSQMALAHLVWGASISQAVSSLKERG; from the coding sequence ATGGCGAATGGACCGGTGACGCTCGGGATGATGAAAGTCCGCGAAGCTGAAACCGGCGTCCGGGGTTCAGAAACGAAACCCGATATGAGTTTCCTGTCGCACCTGGCATACGGAACCGCCTTCGCGGTTCTGTACGCGATGACCGAATCTAGAGTGAAAGCCAACCCGATGGTGAAGGGCGGCGTTTTGGGTTTGGGCGTGTGGGGCCTCAGTCGAATGGGTTTGATTCCGTCGCTCAAACTTCCGCCGGCGGGCGCGAGCGTGGGGCTTTCGCGCGATTCGCAGATGGCACTCGCGCATCTCGTGTGGGGCGCCAGTATCTCGCAGGCCGTGAGCTCATTGAAAGAGAGAGGATAG